The proteins below come from a single Zea mays cultivar B73 chromosome 8, Zm-B73-REFERENCE-NAM-5.0, whole genome shotgun sequence genomic window:
- the LOC103636624 gene encoding triacylglycerol lipase SDP1 yields the protein MDDIASEAPVGAFAIGPSTALGGAVALRVLLCGSAARLRHRLAAALRAALPVAAAWLHPRDNTRGILLAVCAVALLLRGRRGRAGLRARVQSAYRCKFWRNMMRAALTYEEWAHAARMLELEAAPRRASDADLYDEELVRNKLRELRHRRQEGSLRDIVFCMRADLLRNLGNMCNPELHKGRLQVPRLIKEYIEEVSTQLKMVCDSDSDELPLEEKLAFMHETRHAFGRTALLLSGGASLGSFHVGVVKTLVEHKLLPRIVSGSSVGSIMCSIVATRSWPELESFFEEWHSLKFFDQMGGIFPVVKRILTHGALHDIRHLQVLLRNLTSNLTFQEAYDITGRILVVTVCSPRKHEPPRCLNYLTSPHVLIWSAVTASCAFPGLFEAQELMAKDRFGQTIPFHAPFLLGMEERTVAPTRRWRDGSLESDLPMKQLKELFNVNHFIVSQANPHIAPLLRLKEIIRAYGGSFAAKLAELAEMEVKHRCNQVLELGFPLGGLAKLFAQDWEGDVTVVMPATLAQYSKMIQNPSYAELQKAANQGRRCTWEKLSAIRANCAIELALDECVALLNHLRRLKRSAERASASQGYGPVIRFCPSRRIPSWNLIARENSTGSLDEEMLASPHTNHQGPGGVAGTSTRNQYLQRNAHESSDSESESIDLHSWTRNGGPLMRTASANKFISFVQNLEIDTEFRTIPSRENLTDLVTPNAGTLAAHAVSREATDRSLDISALDIHDTATPRSTFGRSTSIVVSEGDLLQPEKIENGILFNVVRRDTLLESSSGVESQGSPREPDVETVQTECLDGISASDDDDKELNVIVDEATDPMSSNNLQDQGSSLEENSYSHFPLNSADETSTNKPETASIFDICTEMHPASISLPQGSSEKAEL from the exons ATGGATGACATCGCCAGCGAGGCGCCCGTGGGGGCGTTCGCCATCGGCCCATCCACGGCGCTGGGCGGCGCCGTCGCGCTCCGGGTGCTGCTCTGCGGCTCCGCGGCGCGCCTGCGTCATCGTCTAGCCGCGGCACTGCGCGCCGCGCTGCCCGTCGCGGCGGCGTGGCTGCACCCGCGCGACAACACGCGCGGGATCCTGCTCGCCGTCTGCGCCGTCGCGCTCCTGCTGCGGGGCCGACGCGGCAGGGCGGGGCTGCGGGCGAGGGTGCAGTCCGCCTACCGCTGCAAGTTCTGGCGGAACATGATGCGCGCCGCGCTCACCTACGAGGAGTGGGCGCACGCGGCGCGGATGctggagctcgaggccgcgccgcgccgcgccagCGACGCCGACCTCTACGACGAGGAGCTCGTCCGCAATAAGCTCCGCGAGCTCAGGCACCGGCGCCAGGAGGGATCGCTCAGGGACATCGTCTTCTGCATGCGTGCTGACCTGCTCAGGAACCTCGGCAATATGTGCAACCCTGAACTGCACAAGGGGAGGCTGCAG GTGCCTAGACTCATAAAGGAATACATTGAGGAAGTATCTACTCAACTGAAAATGGTCTGTGATTCTGATTCAGATGAgttgcctctcgaagagaaactcGCATTTATGCATGAGACAAGACATGCCTTTGGTAGAACAGCCTTGCTGCTAAGTGGAGGTGCTTCGTTAGGATCCTTTCATGTGGGTGTTGTTAAAACCTTGGTAGAACATAAACTTCTGCCAAGGATAGTTTCAGGATCAAGTGTAGGCTCAATAATGTGTTCTATAGTAGCAACAAGATCATGGCCTGAGCTGGAGAGCTTTTTTGAAGAGTGGCATTCCCTGAAATTTTTTGACCAGATGGGTGGAATCTTTCCTGTGGTTAAAAGAATTTTGACGCATGGCGCTCTTCATGATATAAGGCACTTGCAGGTGCTTTTGAGAAACCTTACCAGCAATCTGACATTTCAAGAAGCTTATGACATTACTGGTCGGATTCTTGTTGTCACTGTGTGTTCTCCAAGGAAGCATGAGCCGCCTCGATGCCTAAACTATTTAACATCACCTCATGTTCTTATCTGGAGTGCAGTAACAGCTTCCTGCGCTTTTCCTGGACTTTTTGAGGCCCAAGAATTGATGGCAAAAGATAGATTTGGTCAAACCATTCCTTTCCATGCTCCATTCTTATTAGGCATGGAGGAACGAACTGTTGCTCCAACCCGCCGCTGGAGAGATGGGAGCTTAGAAAGCGATTTACCCATGAAGCAATTGAAGGAACTATTCAATGTGAATCATTTCATAGTAAGTCAAGCCAATCCTCACATAGCTCCACTATTGAGACTAAAGGAAATCATCAGGGCTTATGGAGGCAGCTTTGCTGCCAAG CTTGCTGAACTTGCCGAGATGGAAGTTAAACATAGGTGTAATCAAGTTCTGGAACTTGGATTCCCTTTAGGAGGATTAGCTAAACTATTTGCTCAAGATTGGGAAGGTGATGTTACAGTTGTTATGCCAGCCACTCTTGCACAG TATTCCAAGATGATACAAAACCCGTCttatgctgagcttcagaaggCTGCGAATCAAGGTAGGAGATGCACTTGGGAAAAGTTATCAGCCATCAGGGCAAATTGTGCTATTGAGCTTGCACTGGATGAATGTGTTGCCCTCCTGAACCACTTGCGTAGGCTAAAGAGGAGTGCAGAAAGAGCATCCGCATCGCAAGGATATGGTCCAGTAATCAGGTTCTGCCCATCTAGGAGGATTCCATCCTGGAATCTCATAGCGAGAGAAAATTCAACTGGTTCTCTTGATGAAGAAATGCTCGCATCTCCTCATACAAATCATCAAGGACCTGGAGGAGTTGCTGGAACATCTACCAGAAATCAGTATCTTCAGAGAAATGCACACGAGAGCAGTGACAGTGAATCTGAGAGTATTGATTTACACTCTTGGACAAGAAATGGTGGCCCTCTTATGAGGACAGCCTCAGCCAATAAATTCATCAGCTTTGTTCAGAATCTTGAGATCGACACAGAATTCAGAACAATTCCATCGAGGGAAAACCTAACTGATCTTGTGACACCAAATGCTGGTACCTTGGCAGCTCATGCAGTGAGTAGAGAAGCAACCGATAGGAGCTTGGACATTTCAGCTTTAGATATCCATGATACCGCTACCCCTAGATCGACATTTGGCCGTTCAACAAGCATCGTTGTTTCTGAAGGTGACTTGTTGCAGCCTGAAAAGATTGAAAATGGTATTTTGTTTAATGTTGTAAGGAGGGATACTCTGCTGGAGTCTAGTAGCGGAGTTGAGtctcaaggatctcctcgggaacCAGATGTTGAAACAGTGCAGACAGAGTGCCTTGATGGCATTTCAGCTTCCGATGACGACGACAAGGAACTAAATGTCATTGTTGATGAAGCAACCGATCCCATGAGCAGCAATAATCTACAAGATCAGGGGTCCTCACTGGAAGAAAATTCATATAGTCATTTTCCCTTAAATTCTGCAGACGAGACAAGCACAAACAAACCAGAAACTGCATCTATTTTTGATATATGTACAGAGATGCATCCGGCGTCCATTAGCCTACCGCAAGGATCTTCAGAAAAGGCAGAACTCTGA
- the LOC103636623 gene encoding uncharacterized protein: protein MVYYGGRAAAGFSPSFHHIIAYEWTFTRPQTVVLLSENSSSGRGRPCSTSAHQRAGAAQTAAMQGSGALPGLTGTGRGGGFLPCGSLGKRTPAGRRGATSVRAVDGASVAAAASAAADSPLPPVQVTWQIAVGALAGVTPFVVAGVEFGKRIIAQKKCQVCGGSGLVTKNDYYVRCQKCGGFLPWQSWRRFFTG from the exons ATGGTTTATTATGGTGGACGTGCGGCGGCCGGTTTCAGCCCAAGTTTCCACCACATAATCGCGTACGAGTGGACGTTCACGCGACCACAAACTGTCGTATTACTATCGGAGAACTCGAGCAGCGGTCGCGGCCGGCCGTGCAGCACATCAGCACATCAGCGGGCGGGAGCAGCTCAGACCGCAGCGATGCAGGGGAGCGGCGCACTGCCGGGCCTTACCGGCACCGGGCGCGGCGGCGGCTTCCTCCCGTGCGGCAGCCTCGGCAAGCGAACTCCCGCTGGCCGACGCGGCGCCACCAGCGTTCGCGCCGTCGACGGGGCTTCCGTTGCGGCCGCCGCCTCCGCGGCCGCCGATTCCCCGCTCCCGCCCGTGCAGGTCACCTGGCAGATTGCCGTCGGTGCTCTAG CTGGAGTGACGCCTTTCGTCGTTGCAGGAGTCGAGTTCGGCAAAAGAATC ATCGCACAGAAGAAATGCCAAGTCTGCGGAGGCTCTGGTCTTGTAACGAAGAACGACTATTACGTTCGATGCCAAAAGTGTG GTGGTTTTCTTCCGTGGCAGTCTTGGCGAAGATTCTTCACGGGGTGA